The following proteins are co-located in the Trichormus variabilis 0441 genome:
- a CDS encoding succinate--CoA ligase subunit alpha → MNLTPDSKVIIQGFHEFISENHIAQMKAYGTNLVAGVQPGYGGQELYHLPVFDLVEEVVGQFGSIDTTIICVHPYQVLDAALEAIASHIRQIIIISAGVPPLDMVELLRKAEAGETLVVGPNSPGIIVPGKILLGTQPSEFYTPGVVGIVSRSSTLTYEVARELTQAGWGQSISVSIGSDAIVGSSFLQWLQILDEDETTEAIVLVGQPGGGSEEAAARYITEAIDKPVIAYIAGRQAPPGKTWRQTGTLATVVGRPPNFGTAQSKITAFEAAEVPVAERPSLIPQLLKKAIH, encoded by the coding sequence ATGAACTTAACGCCAGATAGTAAAGTTATTATTCAAGGCTTCCATGAATTCATTTCGGAGAATCATATTGCCCAGATGAAAGCCTATGGTACAAATTTGGTAGCCGGTGTTCAGCCTGGATACGGTGGACAGGAACTTTATCATCTGCCTGTTTTTGATTTGGTTGAGGAGGTAGTAGGGCAATTTGGCAGTATTGACACCACAATTATCTGTGTACACCCTTATCAAGTACTAGATGCGGCCTTAGAGGCGATCGCCTCTCATATCCGACAAATTATTATTATTTCTGCTGGTGTGCCACCTTTGGATATGGTGGAATTACTCCGCAAAGCTGAAGCCGGTGAAACTCTGGTAGTCGGTCCCAACAGTCCCGGAATCATTGTCCCAGGAAAAATCCTCTTGGGTACTCAACCAAGTGAATTTTACACACCTGGAGTAGTAGGTATTGTTAGCCGTAGCAGTACTTTGACTTATGAAGTGGCGCGAGAATTAACTCAAGCTGGCTGGGGACAATCAATTAGTGTGAGCATTGGTAGTGATGCGATTGTCGGTTCATCATTTCTGCAATGGTTACAAATTCTCGATGAGGATGAAACGACTGAGGCGATCGTTTTAGTCGGACAACCAGGTGGGGGTAGTGAAGAAGCAGCCGCACGATACATTACCGAAGCAATTGATAAACCAGTAATTGCTTATATCGCCGGCAGACAAGCACCACCGGGAAAAACTTGGCGACAAACTGGCACTTTAGCGACTGTTGTCGGTCGTCCACCTAATTTTGGCACTGCTCAAAGTAAAATAACAGCTTTTGAAGCAGCCGAAGTTCCTGTTGCGGAACGTCCTTCTTTGATTCCCCAATTATTAAAAAAGGCAATTCATTAA
- a CDS encoding succinate--CoA ligase subunit beta, with protein sequence MDLLEYQVKEWFGEIGIPVLPSQRIDHPTDLKRLKIRYPIVLKSQVHAGEREKVGGVRMVETTIDAIAAAQTIFNLSIWGELPEVLLAESKYNSHQEFYLAVVLDTAVCRPVLLGSTEADIDLELADQKMQYVVVEQEFSPFYARRLALKMGLQGTLMQSVSTVLEKMYQLFVQKDLDLVEINPLGVNLAGEVMALNGKVGVNERAIGRHPEIAAMAAKIIPRHYDKSFSNGRDWNNLEKQRRIGILGNGTGSILATYDLVASGGGKPGICLNLRHAAITDLSPTKFGDRLTKGLNTLAADKNTQVILINLLGSIPQPEEAAQAIAQFIQQNKGEYPPSIAKSNGKNLSQHQSPQLVIRLAGSELNAAKEVLAALQTHEEGLILVEDLDEAVATAVRLTKSHAYKKVS encoded by the coding sequence ATGGATTTATTGGAGTACCAAGTTAAAGAATGGTTTGGAGAAATAGGCATTCCTGTATTGCCATCCCAAAGAATTGACCATCCTACAGATTTAAAACGCTTAAAAATTCGCTACCCCATTGTGCTGAAATCACAGGTTCATGCGGGAGAGAGGGAAAAAGTCGGTGGTGTAAGAATGGTAGAAACCACAATCGACGCGATCGCAGCAGCTCAAACGATCTTTAATCTATCGATATGGGGTGAATTACCAGAAGTTCTGTTAGCAGAATCTAAGTATAATTCTCACCAAGAATTTTATTTGGCTGTAGTTTTAGATACTGCTGTTTGTCGTCCAGTACTTTTAGGTTCCACAGAAGCGGATATTGATTTAGAGTTAGCTGATCAAAAAATGCAGTATGTGGTGGTCGAGCAAGAATTTTCGCCTTTTTATGCTCGTAGGTTGGCTTTAAAGATGGGTCTGCAAGGTACGCTGATGCAGTCGGTCAGCACAGTGTTAGAAAAAATGTACCAGTTATTCGTGCAGAAAGACCTGGATTTAGTAGAAATAAATCCTCTGGGTGTCAACCTTGCTGGTGAGGTGATGGCTCTTAATGGTAAAGTTGGAGTCAACGAAAGGGCTATTGGGCGACATCCAGAAATTGCCGCAATGGCAGCCAAAATAATCCCTCGTCATTATGATAAAAGTTTTAGTAATGGGCGTGACTGGAATAATTTAGAAAAACAACGCAGAATTGGTATTTTAGGTAATGGTACTGGTTCTATCTTGGCGACCTATGATTTAGTTGCTAGTGGGGGTGGTAAACCAGGAATTTGTCTGAATCTACGCCACGCAGCAATTACTGATCTGTCACCAACTAAATTTGGCGATCGCCTCACCAAAGGTCTAAATACCTTGGCTGCTGACAAAAATACTCAAGTGATCTTGATTAACTTGCTAGGAAGTATTCCTCAACCAGAAGAAGCAGCACAAGCGATCGCTCAATTCATACAACAGAACAAAGGTGAATATCCACCATCAATTGCCAAGTCTAATGGTAAAAACCTTAGTCAACATCAGTCACCACAATTAGTCATTCGTCTAGCCGGTTCGGAGTTGAATGCAGCTAAGGAGGTTTTAGCGGCTTTACAAACCCATGAAGAGGGACTGATATTAGTAGAAGACTTAGACGAAGCAGTTGCAACCGCAGTTCGTTTGACTAAATCACACGCGTATAAAAAAGTTTCCTGA
- a CDS encoding aspartoacylase: MNKINRVAIIGGTHGNEFTGAFLVKKFQQFPEVIQKPSFETLTILGNPKAFEAGKRYIEKDLNRCFLTESLQNPNLSSYEDIRAKQIAGVLGEENQPKVDVVIDLHSTTANMGLSIILGNQDPFLLKLCAYLSEINPLVKVCYTIPEKGSNFLRSLNKLGFVIEVGAVAQGVLNAELFQKTEQLIYTILDYVEKYNQGNIPKINNLLSLYKFTGTIDYPRNGNGDIQAMIHPDIQFRDYAPLNPGDPLFLTLDGKAIAYEGTSIVYPIFINEAAYYEKGIAMLFTEKQLINFD, encoded by the coding sequence ATGAATAAAATCAATCGTGTTGCTATTATTGGTGGTACTCACGGGAATGAATTTACAGGCGCATTCCTGGTTAAAAAGTTTCAACAGTTTCCTGAAGTAATCCAAAAACCTAGCTTTGAAACCTTAACAATACTAGGTAATCCCAAAGCTTTCGAGGCTGGTAAGCGCTACATTGAAAAAGATTTAAATCGTTGCTTTTTAACTGAAAGTTTACAAAATCCAAATCTTTCTAGTTATGAAGACATCAGGGCGAAACAAATAGCCGGAGTTTTAGGAGAAGAGAATCAACCCAAAGTAGATGTAGTTATTGATTTACACAGTACAACTGCAAATATGGGATTGAGTATTATTTTAGGTAATCAAGACCCATTTTTATTAAAGCTATGTGCTTATTTAAGTGAAATTAATCCTTTAGTAAAGGTTTGCTATACTATCCCTGAAAAGGGTAGCAATTTTCTGCGCTCTCTTAATAAACTGGGTTTTGTGATTGAGGTAGGTGCAGTAGCTCAAGGTGTCTTAAATGCTGAATTATTCCAAAAAACTGAACAATTAATATATACGATTTTGGATTATGTAGAAAAATATAATCAAGGCAATATTCCCAAAATCAATAATTTACTATCTCTCTATAAATTTACAGGTACTATTGACTACCCCAGAAATGGAAATGGTGACATTCAAGCGATGATTCATCCAGATATTCAATTTCGAGATTATGCACCTCTAAATCCTGGTGATCCTTTGTTTTTAACCTTAGACGGTAAAGCGATCGCCTACGAAGGTACATCGATAGTTTACCCCATATTTATCAACGAAGCCGCCTATTATGAGAAAGGAATTGCCATGCTGTTCACCGAAAAGCAACTCATAAATTTTGATTAA